One Triticum dicoccoides isolate Atlit2015 ecotype Zavitan chromosome 4B, WEW_v2.0, whole genome shotgun sequence genomic window carries:
- the LOC119293250 gene encoding uncharacterized protein LOC119293250 has product METVAWAARRPLQEAAASYAHARHDPAARSTARSVETIVVIVAAIVLAAALAGVLARACGGRHAAADGDVEGWVERRCRSCLDSGLPPPAAPSASKASDAK; this is encoded by the coding sequence ATGGAGACCGTGGCgtgggcggcgaggaggccgctgCAGGAGGCCGCGGCCTCGTACGCGCATGCGCGCCACGACCCGGCCGCGCGGTCCACGGCGAGGTCGGTCGAGACGATCGTGGTGATCGTGGCGGCGATCGTGCTCGCCGCGGCGCTCGCGGGGGTCCTCGCgcgggcgtgcggcgggaggcacgCGGCGGCGGACGGCGACGTCGAGGGGTGGGTGGAGCGCCGGTGCCGGAGCTGCCTCGACAGCGGCCTCCCGCCGCCAGCAGCACCATCAGCATCCAAGGCCAGTGACGCCAAATAG
- the LOC119294726 gene encoding nuclear transcription factor Y subunit A-7-like isoform X1: MDCNPVAQYDYCAVNLTGGYFEKSRWLEEAVMSGMGSRPGESNLVEPRGLPSGMPMQPWWTGTGFGAVVAPASGAGISLSSNPLGGGAAKGATTQGKKTVDDDDARAESSDDDSPRSGEPKDGSFDEEKQHATSRMPALASDYLPPYSQLELNQPIASAAYPYPDAYYTGMVGPYEVHAVTHFQLPGLTHPRMPLPLEVSEEPVYVNAKQYHGILRRRQSRAKAELERKAIKARKPYLHESRHQHAMRRARGTGGRFLNTKKDENGGRTEASKGEQSSEYLRVPPDLHLRQA; this comes from the exons ATGGATTGTAATCCAGTAGCACAGTACGACTACTGTGCCGTGAACCTCACCGGAGGCTACTTTGAGAAAAGTCGTTGGCTG GAAGAAGCTGTGATGAGTGGCATGGGATCGCGGCCGGGAGAGAGCAACCTGGTGGAGCCGAGAGGGCTGCCGTCCGGCATGCCGATGCAGCCGTGGTGGACGGGGACAGGGTTCGGGGCCGTCGTGGCGCCGGCAAGCGGGGCGGGGATCAGCCTGTCGAGCAACCCGCTGGGCGGCGGCGCGGCCAAGGGCGCGACGACGCAGGGGAAGAAGAcggtcgacgacgacgacgcgcgggCCGAGAGCAGCGACGACGACTCACCGAGATCAGGGGAACCAAAAG ACGGAAGCTTTGATGAAGAGAAGCAGCATGCCACATCCCGGATGCCCGCTTTGGCGTCAGACTATTTACCACCATACTCACAGCTGGAACTAAACCAACCGATC GCCTCGGCAGCGTACCCGTACCCAGACGCTTACTACACAGGCATGGTCGGCCCCTACGAAGTTCACGCAGTG ACTCACTTCCAGCTACCCGGACTGACGCACCCTCGCATGCCGCTGCCCCTGGAAGTGTCGGAGGAGCCCGTGTACGTGAACGCCAAGCAGTACCACGGCATTCTCAGACGCAGGCAGTCGCGCGCCAAGGCCGAGCTCGAGAGGAAGGCGATCAAGGCCAGGAAG CCTTACCTCCACGAGTCCCGGCACCAGCACGCGATGCGGCGGGCGAGGGGCACCGGCGGCCGGTTCCTGAACACGAAGAAGGACGAGAACGGCGGCAGAACCGAGGCGAGCAAGGGCGAGCAGAGCTCCGAGTACCTCCGGGTGCCGCCGGACCTGCACCTCCGTCAGGCGTGA
- the LOC119294726 gene encoding nuclear transcription factor Y subunit A-7-like isoform X2: MSGMGSRPGESNLVEPRGLPSGMPMQPWWTGTGFGAVVAPASGAGISLSSNPLGGGAAKGATTQGKKTVDDDDARAESSDDDSPRSGEPKDGSFDEEKQHATSRMPALASDYLPPYSQLELNQPIASAAYPYPDAYYTGMVGPYEVHAVTHFQLPGLTHPRMPLPLEVSEEPVYVNAKQYHGILRRRQSRAKAELERKAIKARKPYLHESRHQHAMRRARGTGGRFLNTKKDENGGRTEASKGEQSSEYLRVPPDLHLRQA; encoded by the exons ATGAGTGGCATGGGATCGCGGCCGGGAGAGAGCAACCTGGTGGAGCCGAGAGGGCTGCCGTCCGGCATGCCGATGCAGCCGTGGTGGACGGGGACAGGGTTCGGGGCCGTCGTGGCGCCGGCAAGCGGGGCGGGGATCAGCCTGTCGAGCAACCCGCTGGGCGGCGGCGCGGCCAAGGGCGCGACGACGCAGGGGAAGAAGAcggtcgacgacgacgacgcgcgggCCGAGAGCAGCGACGACGACTCACCGAGATCAGGGGAACCAAAAG ACGGAAGCTTTGATGAAGAGAAGCAGCATGCCACATCCCGGATGCCCGCTTTGGCGTCAGACTATTTACCACCATACTCACAGCTGGAACTAAACCAACCGATC GCCTCGGCAGCGTACCCGTACCCAGACGCTTACTACACAGGCATGGTCGGCCCCTACGAAGTTCACGCAGTG ACTCACTTCCAGCTACCCGGACTGACGCACCCTCGCATGCCGCTGCCCCTGGAAGTGTCGGAGGAGCCCGTGTACGTGAACGCCAAGCAGTACCACGGCATTCTCAGACGCAGGCAGTCGCGCGCCAAGGCCGAGCTCGAGAGGAAGGCGATCAAGGCCAGGAAG CCTTACCTCCACGAGTCCCGGCACCAGCACGCGATGCGGCGGGCGAGGGGCACCGGCGGCCGGTTCCTGAACACGAAGAAGGACGAGAACGGCGGCAGAACCGAGGCGAGCAAGGGCGAGCAGAGCTCCGAGTACCTCCGGGTGCCGCCGGACCTGCACCTCCGTCAGGCGTGA